Proteins encoded together in one Chrysemys picta bellii isolate R12L10 chromosome 22, ASM1138683v2, whole genome shotgun sequence window:
- the PRR13 gene encoding proline-rich protein 13 isoform X1, with translation MCAPPCVLPGTAVSLSVPLCIPLYTPICPSPMRAPLYSLPVHLSLCASSCPPIRLSVPLFVYPPHTQLSVCPSLHPPAHPSVCLSISGACSSVCPPCTPLFHLCNLLIPNLILICCRQDRRERVRTPVKIFFSGPPARADQLNRANKGWGKTGPLPDRQALVTGHFSSLTMWDPNAGQPGAYPGAAFPPNPTYPPGSNPAYPPPGNPAFPPGTVPPGSYPIPPAGVPGQPAYPPGHPIQPPFPGQQPGYPLGPYPPPAPGMPGGMGINPLMPGTVMVGTQVLDKKAAKKMRKKMKKAHKVHKPHKLHKHGKHSSSSSSSSSSSSD, from the exons ATGTGTGCCCCTCCGTGTGTCCTTCCTGGCACAGCTGtcagtctctcagtccctctGTGCATCCCCCTGTACACCCCCATCTGTCCCTCCCCCATGCGTGCCCCTCTGTATAGCCTCCCTGTACACCTGTCCCTCTGTGCATCCTCCTGCCCACCCATCCGTCTATCCGTCCCTCTGTTTGTGtatcctccccacacacagctgtcAGTCTGTCCCTCTCTGCATCCCCCTGCAcacccatctgtctgtctatccatctCTGGTGCATGCTCCTCTGTCTgccccccatgcacacccctcttcCATCTCTGTAATTTGCTCATCCCAAATCTGATTCTCATCTGTTGTAGGCAGgaccgccgagagcgggttcggaccccggtgaaaatttttttttcaggcccaccagcaagggcggaccagctaaacagggccaacaaggggtgggggaagacgggcccccttccggaccgccaggccctg GTGACTGGACACTTCTCCTCTCTAACCATGTGGGATCCCAACGCAG GACAGCCTGGTGCCTACCCCGGAGCGGCCTTCCCTCCCAACCCCACGTACCCACCTGGCTCCAATCCTGCCTACCCTCCCCCCGGgaaccctgccttccccccgggCACAGTGCCCCCTGGCTCCTATCCCATCCCTCCAGCGGGGGTTCCAGGGCAGCCTGCATACCCCCCCGGccaccccattcaaccccctttcCCTGGCCAGCAGCCTGGCTACCCTCTGGGTCCCTACCCACCGCCTGCTCCTGGCATGCCTGGGGGGATGGGTATTAATCCCCTGATGCCTGGGACCGTCATGGTCGGGACCCAAGTGCTGGACAAGAAGGCGGCGAAGAAGATGAGGAAGAAGATGAAGAAGGCTCACAAGGTGCACAAGCCACACAAGCTGCACAAGCATGGAAAG cattcctcttcctcctcctcctcctcctccagcagcagcgacTGA
- the PRR13 gene encoding proline-rich protein 13 isoform X2 — protein MWDPNAGQPGAYPGAAFPPNPTYPPGSNPAYPPPGNPAFPPGTVPPGSYPIPPAGVPGQPAYPPGHPIQPPFPGQQPGYPLGPYPPPAPGMPGGMGINPLMPGTVMVGTQVLDKKAAKKMRKKMKKAHKVHKPHKLHKHGKHSSSSSSSSSSSSD, from the exons ATGTGGGATCCCAACGCAG GACAGCCTGGTGCCTACCCCGGAGCGGCCTTCCCTCCCAACCCCACGTACCCACCTGGCTCCAATCCTGCCTACCCTCCCCCCGGgaaccctgccttccccccgggCACAGTGCCCCCTGGCTCCTATCCCATCCCTCCAGCGGGGGTTCCAGGGCAGCCTGCATACCCCCCCGGccaccccattcaaccccctttcCCTGGCCAGCAGCCTGGCTACCCTCTGGGTCCCTACCCACCGCCTGCTCCTGGCATGCCTGGGGGGATGGGTATTAATCCCCTGATGCCTGGGACCGTCATGGTCGGGACCCAAGTGCTGGACAAGAAGGCGGCGAAGAAGATGAGGAAGAAGATGAAGAAGGCTCACAAGGTGCACAAGCCACACAAGCTGCACAAGCATGGAAAG cattcctcttcctcctcctcctcctcctccagcagcagcgacTGA